A window of the Sabethes cyaneus chromosome 1, idSabCyanKW18_F2, whole genome shotgun sequence genome harbors these coding sequences:
- the LOC128741601 gene encoding signal peptidase complex subunit 1, with amino-acid sequence MLNVATHMDYEGQGRAERLSRVIITLFGAVGLIWGYVIQQFSQTVYILIAGVLLASILTIPPWPMYRRKPLNWQKARPESQSTATGGDNETSKKKKK; translated from the exons ATGTTGAACGTAGCCACTCATATG GATTATGAAGGACAAGGCCGCGCTGAAAGACTTTCTCGGGTAATCATCACTTTGTTTGGGGCAGTCGGACTTATCTGGGGATATGTGATCCAGCAGTTCTCTCAAACAGTCTACATTTTGATTGCCGGTGTCCTGCTGGCTTCAATT ctgACTATTCCTCCGTGGCCGATGTATCGCCGTAAGCCACTTAACTGGCAAAAGGCTCGCCCGGAATCACAGTCTACCGCAACAGGTGGTGATAATGAAACaagcaagaaaaagaaaaaatag
- the LOC128741589 gene encoding tRNA-uridine aminocarboxypropyltransferase 1 encodes MAELTLPVNPFAGMRIDDTAFLKDVEGRSPCTVCGKSRKFFCYHCYVPVEKLEGRLPSVKLPLAIDIIKHKNEIEGKSTAIHAAILAPDDVRIYTYPNIPDYRQEEQVVLIFPTADAVPVSSLFTDKSLKIKENYGLPKGHHMGTLLRCRFNDILESSPEAASSGLAYRFPVRKAVFIDSTWSQCCGIYKDERVACLRTVVIQNRISQFWRHQKNSPRWFLATVEAIHQFLIELHITAYGLHIDYKGLTHLGYLNIPRDKIVNCKQATDDEMEPYNGQYDNILFFFLHMYNLIHEYYEHHTLRAYRRPLFLEDKYQEQQSKHNA; translated from the exons ATGGCAGAGCTTACTCTTCCTGTAAATCCTTTTGCCGGTATGAGGATTGATGACACGGCGTTCCTAAAAGACGTCGAGGGTCGAAGCCCTTGCACTGTATGTGGTAAATCCCGCAAGTTTTTCTGCTACCATTGTTATGTTCCAGTGGAAAAACTCGAAGGAAGATTGCCATCAGTAAAG TTGCCACTTGCCATCGACATTATAAAGCATAAGAACGAAATTGAAGGTAAAAGCACTGCAATTCACGCAGCTATTTTAGCTCCAGATGATGTACGAATCTACACATATCCAAACATTCCTGACTATCGGCAGGAAGAACAAGTTGTTCTTATTTTTCCCACAGCAGATGCAGTACCTGTATCCAGTCTGTTTACCGATAAGTCACTAAAGATCAAAGAGAATTACGGTCTGCCCAAAGGCCATCATATGGGTACTCTTTTGCGGTGTAGGTTTAATGATATTCTAGAATCATCGCCAGAGGCTGCTAGCAGCGGTCTAGCATACCGGTTCCCTGTACGAAAAGCAGTATTTATCGACAGTACCTGGAGTCAATGTTGTGGAATTTACAAAGATGAGCGGGTAGCTTGCTTGAGAACGGTTGTCATACAGAATCGTATATCACAATTCTGGCGACACCAAAAGAATAGTCCACGCTGGTTTTTAGCAACAGTAGAAGCGATTCATCAGTTTTTGATTGAGCTTCATATTACCGCCTACGGATTGCACATAGACTACAAGGGACTGACGCACTTAGGGTATTTGAATATTCCACGTGATAAAATAGTAAATTGCAAACAAgcaaccgatgatgaaatggagCCATATAATGGACAGTACGATAATATCCTGTTTTTCTTTCTGCATATGTATAATTTAATTCATGAATACTACGAACATCATACACTCAGAGCCTATCGGAGACCGCTGTTTCTTGAAGACAAATATCAGGAGCAACAGTCGAAACATAATGCTTAA